The Drosophila biarmipes strain raj3 chromosome 2L, RU_DBia_V1.1, whole genome shotgun sequence genome has a window encoding:
- the LOC108032441 gene encoding uncharacterized protein LOC108032441, with amino-acid sequence MYTKAVIAGLLMAFVCVQLADSLVCYTCVTPKDCKSPKKVTCTNAAANETSNYLAVYHQGVQNLTSSRFDCLALKYTWNNDTIHQLHGCIHPNVGACSLSLKPAYSHYNRTHCNICSGDKCNKNPAGKMSSSTVTITAGILALLLAKIFA; translated from the exons ATGTATACCAAAGCGGTCATTGCCGGTCTTTTGATGGCCTTTGTCTGTGTGCAGTTGG CTGATTCGCTGGTGTGTTACACCTGTGTAACGCCCAAGGACTGCAAGAGTCCCAAGAAAGTAACCTGCACCAACGCGGCTGCCAATGAGACTAGCAACTACCTGGCCGTCTACCATCAGGGAGTGCAGAACCTGACCAGCTCTCGCTTCGACTGCCTGGCTCTAAAGTACACGTGGA ACAACGATACAATCCATCAGCTGCACGGCTGCATTCACCCCAATGTTGGGGCCTGCAGCTTGAGCCTGAAGCCGGCTTACTCCCACTACAATAGGACGCACTGCAACATCTGTTCGGGGGATAAGTGCAACAAGAACCCAGCTGGAAAAATGAGCAGCAGCACGGTCACCATTACTGCTGGTATCTTGGCTCTCTTGCTGGCCAAGATCTTCGCCTAG
- the LOC108032427 gene encoding uncharacterized protein LOC108032427 → MWKKVIFCVVLVAFVGVQFANSLTCSKCTSPSGCKSPSSETCSNSTANANKVFLESYHSNVPAINGSLSFSCANLTYYHAANNTHGSEFLGCVFNETNVCSLTLTNTSTGWSRKCFTCGTDYCNPAGTFSGSAYTIVGSAIALLLAKILS, encoded by the exons ATGTGGAAGAAAGTGATTTTCTGTGTGGTTCTCGTGGCCTTTGTGGGCGTGCAGTTTG CCAACTCGCTAACCTGCTCCAAATGTACTTCCCCAAGTGGATGCAAAAGTCCTTCGTCCGAAACCTGCTCTAACTCGACGGCCAATGCCAATAAGGTGTTTTTGGAATCGTACCACAGCAATGTGCCCGCAATTAATGGCAGTCTGAGCTTCTCCTGTGCCAATCTCACATACTACCATGCAGCAA ACAACACTCATGGCTCGGAGTTCCTGGGCTGTGTCTTCAATGAGACCAACGTCTGCTCTCTGACTTTGACCAACACTTCCACTGGATGGTCCAGGAAATGCTTCACCTGCGGCACCGATTACTGCAATCCGGCGGGAACCTTCAGCGGCAGTGCCTATACCATCGTGGGCTCCGCGATTGCCctgcttttggccaaaatccTCAGCTAG
- the LOC108032365 gene encoding trypsin-1 yields the protein MEQTILQLLLVGILLVNLSLAATVRRPRLDGRIVGGQVTSIKDIPYQVSLQRSYHFCGGSLIAQGWVLTAAHCTEGSAILASKVRIGSSRTSEGGQLVGIKRVHRHPKFNAYTIDFDFSLLELEEYSAENVTQSFIGLPQQDADIADGTPVLVSGWGNTQNSQESTAVLRAVTVPKVSQMQCTEAYGSFGSITDRMLCAGLPEGGKDACQGDSGGPLAADGILWGVVSWGYGCARPNYPGVYSRVSAVRDWISSTSGI from the coding sequence ATGGAGCAAACGATTCTTCAGCTGCTTCTCGTGGGGATTCTCCTGGTTAATCTGAGCCTTGCAGCCACTGTGAGACGACCGCGACTGGATGGTCGCATCGTGGGCGGTCAGGTGACTAGTATAAAGGACATTCCCTACCAGGTTTCGCTGCAGCGGAGCTACCACTTCTGCGGCGGCTCTCTGATCGCCCAGGGTTGGGTCCTCACAGCCGCCCACTGCACTGAGGGATCGGCCATACTCGCCTCCAAAGTACGCATTGGATCCTCGCGCACTTCTGAAGGTGGTCAGCTGGTGGGGATCAAGCGGGTCCATCGGCATCCCAAATTCAATGCCTACACCATCGACTTTGACTTCTCCCTGCTCGAGCTGGAGGAATATAGTGCGGAGAACGTGACCCAGTCGTTCATAGGCCTGCCCCAACAGGATGCTGACATTGCCGATGGAACTCCCGTACTGGTTTCCGGCTGGGGAAACACGCAGAATAGCCAGGAGTCCACCGCCGTTCTCCGGGCCGTAACCGTGCCCAAAGTCAGTCAGATGCAGTGCACGGAGGCCTATGGCAGTTTTGGGAGCATCACGGATCGAATGCTCTGCGCAGGACTGCCGGAGGGCGGCAAGGATGCCTGTCAAGGCGACTCCGGAGGTCCTCTGGCCGCCGACGGCATTCTTTGGGGCGTCGTCTCCTGGGGCTACGGATGCGCCAGGCCAAACTATCCCGGCGTCTACTCGCGAGTGTCTGCAGTTCGCGATTGGATTAGTTCTACTAGTGGTATTTGA
- the LOC108032743 gene encoding UPF0585 protein CG18661 isoform X1, whose protein sequence is MSLTKRLLHIFPRCSAVKVTHASGDRNSAPIAEALLGQVDRSTPNLQLLEIASGSGQHVGFLAPLMPNITFQPTEHEGAHFDSIGAYVADCPTQNIRAPFHADISRDPKDWEIPQAPESYDYMFNSNMMHISPWICSIGLFRAAGQLLKKGGRMFTYGPYAENRYLGPQSNWDFDQYLRKRDSSWGVRDIMDLKVVAEENGMQLEKIVEMPSNNKFLTWLKLSNSVLD, encoded by the exons ATGAG cCTGACAAAGCGACTCCTGCACATTTTCCCTCGTTGCAGTGCCGTAAAGGTAACGCATGCCTCGGGGGACCGCAATTCGGCGCCCATAGCCGAGGCTCTTCTTGGCCAAGTGGACAGGAGCACcccgaatttgcagttgctgGAAATCGCTTCGGGATCGGGACAGCATGTGGGATTTCTGGCGCCGCTGATGCCCAACATCACCTTTCAACCGACCGAGCACGAAGGGGCTCACTTCGATTCGATTGGCGCCTATGTGGCGGATTGTCCAACGCAGAATATCCGGGCACCCTTCCATGCGGACATCAGCCGGGATCCCAAGGATTGGGAGATTCCTCAAGCACCAGAAAGCTATGACTACATGTTCAATTCCAACATGATGCACATCAGTCCGTGGATCTGCTCCATAGGACTTTTCCGGGCTGCCGGACAGCTCCTGAAGAAGGGTGGAAGGATGTTCACCTATGGACCGTATGCAGAAAACCGATATCTCGGTCCGCAGAGCAATTGGGACTTCGACCAATACCTCCGGAAGAGAGACTCCTCCTGGGGCGTTCGTGACATCATGGATCTAAAGGTCGTGGCGGAGGAGAACGGGATGCAGCTGGAGAAGATCGTGGAGATGCCGTCGAACAACAAGTTTCTGACCTGGCTTAAGCTATCAAATAGTGTACTAGACTGA
- the LOC108032743 gene encoding UPF0585 protein CG18661 isoform X2 yields the protein MSAVKVTHASGDRNSAPIAEALLGQVDRSTPNLQLLEIASGSGQHVGFLAPLMPNITFQPTEHEGAHFDSIGAYVADCPTQNIRAPFHADISRDPKDWEIPQAPESYDYMFNSNMMHISPWICSIGLFRAAGQLLKKGGRMFTYGPYAENRYLGPQSNWDFDQYLRKRDSSWGVRDIMDLKVVAEENGMQLEKIVEMPSNNKFLTWLKLSNSVLD from the exons ATGAG TGCCGTAAAGGTAACGCATGCCTCGGGGGACCGCAATTCGGCGCCCATAGCCGAGGCTCTTCTTGGCCAAGTGGACAGGAGCACcccgaatttgcagttgctgGAAATCGCTTCGGGATCGGGACAGCATGTGGGATTTCTGGCGCCGCTGATGCCCAACATCACCTTTCAACCGACCGAGCACGAAGGGGCTCACTTCGATTCGATTGGCGCCTATGTGGCGGATTGTCCAACGCAGAATATCCGGGCACCCTTCCATGCGGACATCAGCCGGGATCCCAAGGATTGGGAGATTCCTCAAGCACCAGAAAGCTATGACTACATGTTCAATTCCAACATGATGCACATCAGTCCGTGGATCTGCTCCATAGGACTTTTCCGGGCTGCCGGACAGCTCCTGAAGAAGGGTGGAAGGATGTTCACCTATGGACCGTATGCAGAAAACCGATATCTCGGTCCGCAGAGCAATTGGGACTTCGACCAATACCTCCGGAAGAGAGACTCCTCCTGGGGCGTTCGTGACATCATGGATCTAAAGGTCGTGGCGGAGGAGAACGGGATGCAGCTGGAGAAGATCGTGGAGATGCCGTCGAACAACAAGTTTCTGACCTGGCTTAAGCTATCAAATAGTGTACTAGACTGA
- the LOC108032694 gene encoding COP9 signalosome complex subunit 2 has protein sequence MSDNDDDFMCDDDEDYGLEYSEDSNSEPDVDLENQYYNSKALKEEEPRAALASFQKVLDLENGEKGEWGFKALKQMIKINFRLCNYEEMMVRYKQLLTYIKSAVTRNHSEKSINSILDYISTSKNMALLQNFYETTLDALRDAKNDRLWFKTNTKLGKLYFDRSDFTKLQKILKQLHQSCQTDDGEDDLKKGTQLLEIYALEIQMYTVQKNNKKLKALYEQSLHIKSAIPHPLIMGVIRECGGKMHLREGEFEKAHTDFFEAFKNYDESGSPRRTTCLKYLVLANMLMKSGINPFDSQEAKPYKNDPEILAMTNLVNSYQNNDINEFETILRQHRSNIMADQFIREHIEDLLRNIRTQVLIKLIRPYKNIAIPFIANALNIEPAEVESLLVSCILDDTIKGRIDQVNQVLQLDKINSSASRYNALEKWSNQIQSLQFAVVQKMA, from the exons ATGTCCGATAACGATGATGATTTCATGTGCGACGACGATGAGGACTATGGATTG GAATACTCTGAAGATAGCAACTCGGAACCGGACGTGGATCTGGAGAATCAATACTACAACAGCAAGGCCTTGAAGGAGGAGGAACCCAGGGCAGCCCTGGCCAGCTTCCAAAAGGTTCTCGACCTGGAAAATGGCGAAAAGGGGGAGTGGGGATTCAAGGCGCTGAAGCAAATGATCAAAATCAACTTCAGGCTG TGCAACTACGAGGAGATGATGGTGCGCTATAAGCAGCTGCTCACCTACATCAAGAGCGCCGTGACCAGGAATCATTCGGAAAAGAGCATCAATTCGATCCTGGACTACATATCCACATCAAAGAAT ATGGCCCTGCTCCAGAACTTCTACGAGACCACTCTGGATGCCCTGCGCGATGCCAAAAACGATCGCCTGTGGTTCAAGACCAACACCAAGCTGGGCAAACTCTACTTTGACCGCAGCGACTTCACCAAGCTGCAGAAGATACTCAAGCAGTTGCATCAAAGCTGCCAGACTGATGATGGCGAGGACGATCTGAAGAAGGGCACACAGCTCCTGGAAATCTATGCCCTTGAGATTCAGATGTACACGGTGCAAAAGAACAACAAGAAGCTGAAGGCCCTTTACGAACAGTCACTTCACATCAAGTCGGCCATTCCTCATCCACTGATCATGGGAGTCATTCGCGAGTGTGGCGGTAAAATGCATCTGAGAGAGGGCGAGTTCGAAAAGGCGCACACGGACTTCTTTGAGGCGTTCAAAAACTACGATGAAAGCGGATCACCACGAAGAACAACGTGCTTGAAGTACTTGGTGTTGGCTAATAT GCTGATGAAATCAGGAATAAATCCCTTTGACTCGCAGGAGGCCAAACCGTACAAGAACGATCCAGAAATCTTGGCCATGACGAATTTGGTCAACTCCTATCAGAACAACGACATAAACGAGTTTGAGACCATTTTGCGGCAGCATCGCAGCAACATCATGGCCGATCAGTTTATCCGAGAACACATTGAGGACTTGTTGAGGAACATTCGCACCCAGGTGCTTATAAAACTAATTAGGCCGTATAAAAACATTGCTATACCCTTCATAGCCAATGCGCTGAACATTGAGCCTGCCGAAGTGGAAAGCCTGCTGGTCTCCTGCATTCTGGATGA CACAATCAAGGGTCGCATCGACCAGGTAAACCAGGTGCTCCAGCTAGACAAGATCAACAGCAGCGCCTCGCGATACAATGCTCTGGAAAAATGGTCTAACCAAATCCAATCACTTCAGTTCGCCGTGGTCCAGAAAATGGCCTAA
- the LOC108032695 gene encoding protein rolling stone produces MGDENSEGCCLPLKEEFQRSKFSLHYEDPGVFCRSQWQSGERSLIWVLYRWALATFFAAGVIGSMLQDFNGGRWFIFLTDWGFTLCLFTCTYGAVIATVYYFNQSYFARGDRSLKIYWISHYTTSVLSMLITTVFWAALSSTMPEIAGELYNLWCHAFNSICMVFDCFMVAYPNRLMHFIYPFSVVLIFLVHSLIYYWAGGTDIDGNRFIYYALDWARPGLAIGFVCAALFLICCFSLVAFGIYRLRISMYNCCNKKHEETPDLKATPKGTSLTV; encoded by the exons ATGGGTGATGAGAACAGTGAGGGTTGCTGCCTGCCCTTAAAGGAGGAGTTCCAACGCTCCAAGTTCTCCCTGCATTATGAGGACCCTGGAGTCTTCTGTCGCTCGCAATGGCAGAGTGGAGAGCGAAGTTTGATCTGGGTCCTCTATCGATGGGCGCTGGCTACCTTCTTTGCCGCTGGAGTTATTGGCAGCATGCTGCAGGATTTTAATGGCGGTCGATGGTTCATATTTCTCACGGATTGGGGATTCACGCTGTGCTTATTTACCTGCACATACGGCGCTGTAATCGCCACCGTTTACTACTTTAATCAAAGTTATTTTG CTCGTGGCGATCGTTCGCTAAAGATTTACTGGATTTCACACTATACCACTTCGGTTCTATCAATGCTGATTACCACGGTCTTCTGGGCAGCGCTTTCTTCTA CCATGCCCGAAATAGCTGGAGAGCTTTACAACTTGTGGTGCCACGCCTTCAATTCGATCTGCATGGTGTTTGACTGTTTCATGGTGGCTTATCCCAACCGTCTTATGCACTTTATCTACCCCTTTTCCGTTGTGCTTATTTTCCTGGTACATTCTTTGATTTACTACTGGGCCGGCGGTACTGACAT CGACGGGAATCGGTTTATCTACTACGCGCTGGACTGGGCGCGTCCTGGGCTGGCGATTGGATTTGTTTGTGCCGCTTTGTTTCTAATTTGCTGCTTTTCCTTAGTGGCCTTTGGAATTTATCGGTTGCGGATCTCTATGTACAACTGTTGCAACAAAAAGCATGAGGAAACACCAGACCTTAAGGCTACTCCCAAGGGTACCTCTCTTACTGTTTAA
- the LOC108032696 gene encoding protein rolling stone, whose product MRDKSQEPCCLPLKEEFQRSKFSLHHDDPGAFCRSQWQKGDRNFIWLLYRWVLAGFFAAGVIGSMVEAFNGGRWFIYLTDWGFSLCFYCCTYGAIIATIYFIKPSYFAPGSWALKIYWISHYTTVVLAMMITLVFWAALYPSMPEMGADLYNLWAHAFNSIFMVFDCFMVAFPTRIMHFVYPFIVGLTYGLFSLIYFWAGGVDPMGNRFIYFILDWERPGLAIGTVCGCIVLVSCFCILVFGLYRLRISIYESCCKKPEEIPATTVTHKEPAQTV is encoded by the exons ATGCGGGATAAGAGCCAGGAGCCCTGCTGTCTGCCCTTGAAGGAGGAGTTCCAGCGCTCCAAGTTCTCGCTGCACCACGATGATCCTGGCGCTTTCTGCCGATCGCAATGGCAGAAGGGGGACCGCAACTTCATCTGGCTGCTCTACCGATGGGTCCTGGCTGGCTTCTTCGCCGCCGGCGTCATCGGCAGCATGGTGGAAGCCTTCAACGGCGGTCGCTGGTTCATTTACCTCACGGATTGGGGATTTTCCTTGTGCTTTTATTGCTGCACCTATGGAGCGATAATAGCCACTATTTACTTCATAAAGCCCTCGTATTTTG CTCCTGGCAGTTGGGCCTTGAAAATCTACTGGATTTCACACTACACCACTGTGGTTCTAGCCATGATGATTACCCTGGTATTCTGGGCTGCTCTCTATCCAT CTATGCCAGAAATGGGGGCCGACCTGTACAACCTGTGGGCGCATGCGTTTAATTCCATTTTCATGGTTTTCGACTGCTTTATGGTCGCCTTCCCCACCAGAATTATGCACTTTGTTTATCCCTTCATCGTTGGCCTTACCTATGGCCTATTTTCGTTAATTTACTTCTGGGCTGGAGGAGTAGATCC GATGGGAAATCGCTTTATCTACTTCATCTTGGACTGGGAGCGACCTGGTCTGGCCATAGGAACGGTTTGTGGCTGCATTGTCCTTGTCAGCTGCTTCTGTATCTTGGTCTTTGGACTCTACAGATTACGTATCTCGATTTACGAAAGCTGTTGTAAGAAACCGGAGGAAATTCCGGCCACTACGGTTACTCATAAAGAACCAGCCCAAACGGTTTGA